In Helicobacter mastomyrinus, a single genomic region encodes these proteins:
- a CDS encoding P-II family nitrogen regulator codes for MENIFKVEIITRAEKLNVLKDALVQKGIKGMTVSNVMGAGTQKGKTEIYRGSEQTFDLLPKIRIEIIAKESSIEEIITTAKQTLNTGSAGDGKILIIPLANVIRIRTGQTGEDAI; via the coding sequence ATGGAAAATATATTCAAAGTTGAAATCATCACACGCGCAGAAAAGCTCAATGTGCTTAAAGACGCCCTAGTCCAAAAGGGCATTAAGGGTATGACGGTAAGCAATGTGATGGGTGCAGGGACGCAAAAAGGCAAGACAGAGATCTATCGCGGGAGTGAGCAAACCTTTGATTTGCTCCCCAAGATTCGCATAGAAATCATCGCTAAAGAAAGCAGCATAGAGGAGATTATCACTACCGCTAAGCAAACGCTCAACACAGGCAGCGCAGGTGATGGCAAGATTCTCATTATCCCCCTTGCAAATGTCATTCGCATTCGCACGGGGCAAACCGGAGAAGACGCTATTTGA